aaaaaaacaaaacacagtgaCCGACTCTTTACTGCAATCTTATCGCCACAAACACAGGATGAGTTCTGCCTCTCTATAAGAACCCCGCTTTGACTTCAAAACTGGCAAAGATGGTCAGCAATCCATGAGGGTGAAAtgaagatacattttgaaagtCAAACGCCATCTCAAGCGAGCGCTCGATACGCCAACAATGACACTTTGGCTTTGAAAGATCGATACAGAGTCGAGCCGCACGCTTGAGCAAAACATCTCTACAGTATACACCACTAGGTcttaataacccccccccctccttttagGCGGGTAGGGGCGCAGCAGGCATGTCGCTCAATTCGCGCCGCAGGACCTTTGATCGCGTCTGTACCTTTGACTTGACACTAAAAACTGGTCGCCGCGCAAATCGTGTGTGGTGTGAACTCAGCTCAACACTGTCAATTGAATGGGACCAATAGATTTATGATCATATACGGATACGTTTACATTCATTAatatttgtatttctgagtatttatgtaaaaaaagtaatgtgttaaaaaagtcaaatcctTAAATAATATAAGGGGGTCTTAAGAATATTTTAGAGGCGATTcagcccccccaaaaaaggccTAACAATACCACTGCTGTACACCACCAGTACCTAACAATGTCAGGTTTTTTTACAGGTCAGAAAACTGTTGCAAATCATCATAATGAAGAGCTCTCCGaaataaatggataaataaaacatctttataCATACAAGAATCTGTGGGGTCATGCCCTCTGAGCCCCCCAGCAGAGATGGCAGATGAGAGCTGTAATGAGGCTGAGACAACCACCGGTCCCCCCTCTGCACCGTCTTCTGTGGCCTGCTTATCACCCTTCCTGACATTGCAGGTTCAGGACGCCCTTCTGAAGTAACCTCTCATTGTTGAAACAGCAGACACAGCAACTGTTACAAATTCAGAAACACACCAAACTCTAAATGTTATCAACAGGCCATCAAGATTTTAAATTTAGTGGCCCTACGCTGTGACACAGTTTACctgtttcacagattttttcttttaagtgcaatttttttaaacgtttcattctataatactggacttatgtTACTATAAAGATTTGAAAAGacaaagtcccactcctatCAGCTTTGATTGCAAAGCCTTTTACAGTGGTCTTTTTATcctgattatgccgtttttaggcaaaaaaaaaaaaaaaaaacggtagtTTCCAGGaccttgtttctgcagagcggcaggagttcattagaagtttgcctctgagttgtgggcaggccTGCCTTCATTTaccatcaaccctttgtttactcGCTCCCTTGAGAAATTGTCTTTGTGGCACCTTAAAACCCTGcactaaaaataattttctacaTGATAAACCTAATTAACATGCAGGTGAATATCTGCAAATGTTCTCCAGGTGCATTTGTGGTTCATTTaggatgattttctttttcttcctgaccTACACATCTTCTCCTAAGTATCACGTATTACTAGTCCTGCATTTTTGATAGTCTCATCCAACCAATCGTTTCTTCCCACTATGGGAAGTGACATCACATGTTGACAGCTTAGTTCAGGCACGCCCCCCTGAAAATGAGGAGAGGGGAGAGGGCATGAGATAAGCTGTGGTACACACAGAGGCAGACGTTGGATTGGCATGGCTGTGCAGCTCAGCGCTGCATCCACGGGGCTCCTGCCTGGACATTTCCATTCTCGTTGAAGCAGCCTTGAGACGGTGCAGACGGACAGAGGAACCCTAACCCgtgctgtgtgtgtggtttttttttttacagcatgtGCCGGGCTCTGGGAGACATAGAGGGAAAATtgaggggaggggggaaaaacaacaccaccaccacacacttGAGCGATGCTCCGTGAGCttctctctctttcttttcAGATCGTCGGGCTTTTCTGATCCTCGGACCTCGGACTAATGGAGGAATGCAACGATATAACTCTGTGCTTGTCATGCTTGAATCACACCTTCATATATCCTTTTGTGTCAGAGCCCTCATTGTCTTTGTCTGTCCCTGCCGCCAGACCAACTGTAGGGTAGTGTGGCGGACTCGGCTTCCTCCTCAACCCCCCTCTTCTCCCCTGTGTGTGTCCCAGACTTTCCTTCAGTCTACGATCGCTCGAACCCATTTTGCTCCTCGGAGCGCCACTCCTCTTTGTGTCAGGCACGTTTTCTCTCGCTGCCCGTCTTCCCCTCTCTGTCCACTCACAGCAGGCAGGCTGCTCTTCTGCCTTTGCCGCTTGCTACATGATCTGTTGGAAACCAGTTGTCGTCTCCGTTGTGTTGTCTCGCAATTCCAGAGCTCTTTCAGTAATCCATCTCCATAACGTCAGGATGTTCATTCAGGAGGACTGATCCCCTCcacccctttcccctccctcaTCCCAATCTCCTGCCCTCTGACCCCCACCTTGTTGCcgtcaccccccccacccttcTCCTCTTCGTCCCCAATCGAAGTGTTTTCTTTCCTAACACATTTCACCCTTCTGACCATGTTGCCATGCGTCTGCTGGCTTCACACTATCCTCGTCTTGCTGTCCTCTGCCTTATGGACCCTGGGGGAAAACTGCCCAGCGATCTGCCTTTGCCCCGATCCTCACACTGTTGACTGCAGCGGTCGTGGGTTGACCCGGCTACCCGAGGAGATCCCTTTGGACATCCGTAGGCTTTTGTTGGCTGACAACTGGATACCTCGCATTCCTTCGGACTTCCTGGTTCTGTACAGTGACTTGGTTTATCTGGACCTCCGGAACAACTCCCTCTCACACATAGAACCCGGGACCCTGAGCACCTCCTCTAGACTGGTCTTCCTGGACTTGGGCAGTAACAATTTGACTGAAATCCCCAAGGGGACTTTCGGGGAGACCCGGAGCCTGATCAAACTGCGACTGGGAAACAACCCGTATCTCAGCAATGTCAACGAGGATGCCTTCCTGGGCCTCACCTCTCTGAGAGAACTTGAACTGGAACGTAATGCATTGTCTACCCTGAAGGTGGGGGCATTGAAACAGTTGCCCTCCCTGCGGGTGGTGAGGCTAGAGGGCAACCCATGGGTGTGCAACTGTAATTTTACCAACCTCTTTGAATGGCTGATGGAGAACAGCCACAAGCTTCCAAACGGTGAGTGTTAACGCCAGAGTCTGCTTGTCTTCCGGTGCTTGACCCAAATTAAGTGTTTATGAGTAAATCATCCACGAGCAGTGCAGCAAATCCATAAGCATAGCACTCCTCTGCTCTATTTATATTGGAGAAGAGGAATTCCCCCTCCCTCCCCTTTGctctaatttattttctttcttcctccaccccCACAGAACATAATGTGTGAGGCTGAGTGCGTAATAGCAGAAAATAGTTGTTTAAAAGTGACAAGCGTGTGTTATTAATAAATCCAATCAATTGAAAAGTCCATAGAGCTCATGTGATCTGAgctaaaacagaacaaacaagtGAGGGGGTGTGTTTATCAATtcaatcaacatttttatttccaatcCACGGTGACACTCAAACTAAATCCATAGtggtgtttcatgttttttttctgttttctttatccATTAGGATTTTTATACTCACGACTCCATCTAGCACAGCGATTTAGTCACGGATGAGTTACATAACAGGATGGATGATTTGGTGTTTTTGCTACGTAATCTTGCATGCTGATTTCAGAGGAACCTCAAGACAGAGGGGCTAGCCTCTTCTTGGAGCGGTAAATAGTGATGACAATAGAATCTGTAAGGGATTACTTTAGTGCCAACACTTACAGGTGCTGAATATTAAATGAGGTGGCAAGACATATCTTGCATACTAAAAATGATTTAGTATTTTAATCCTCACGGCTCCAAGGGGCTTTTAAGTGGTCGTGTAATTGTGAAtgtaaaacagatttaaatgtGTCTTTCTAATTGGTGAACATCAACATCCTACTGAAGAGGAActctgtgggaaaaaaaaacactatttatgaCCTTGGAGAGGACACAGACAGCGGTTTGTCATGAGTTGTTTCAGCAATAAAACTGGACTAAACGCATTTCACAGTCTTGACGTACAACGCACAGTGCTGCTGTTCTATGACAAAGATTCTATTCCATCGaatatttcattcaaatcaGATTGTATGCATTTTAGAAATGGGGGGGTTGCTCAGGTGGAGGTCGTGAAGAATGTTGACAGTCACGTGTGCTTCTGTTTCGAGGGTAATAGGGCTGTGAAATTTTGACTTGTACATTCAAAGAGGAGCTTATGTCGTGGCCGATGAATCAAATCATCAAAGGGCTTGAACACGTTTTATGCATCTCTGCGTGTTTCTTTTGGGGCAGTCTTGCAAATGAgcagaacattttgtttttgttctgctaGCAGCTCTGCTCAGCTATAGACGAGACGTGAAGCATGCTGTCTTGTGCTGGAGTCCCTCTCAGATAACTTTTGGAATAATAgacaatatttgtgtttttgtttttaccgtGCTATTTAGTCGCTTTAGGATCTAGGATCCTGTCTCTTTGGGGAACTGTACCATGTTCCCATATATATTGTTTAAATACCCCAGATGTTTTTGCTGTGAATGATTTAAAACATTCAGATGGACCTTAAGTAACCTTTACTTTAGGAAAAAGGAGCAGAAGGTACATTCTTTTCTGAAGATACTTCCGATTTGAGTGAGGAGTATATGAGTGAGGAAATGGCAACTGCAGatttttccattgtttttacatatttctgGACAATACCATCATTATGGAAACTACCAATAAAGACGTGCTACAGCATGAACTGGACACTTTTTTAATGAGCAAGGTAAATCGTTTGGACCTAAATGCATCAAAAACCAAAGAATTGATCAACTGTTTCCTCCATCTCCATACCATAATTTCACTTTAACACTAAATACCTCTTTAGAAATGCCAGCAGcgacgtttttatttttctacataaACTTTGAAAACTCCAACATtctttcagcttttgttttaaaggtTTCATGGAATTCATCTTTTCATTTAACATAGTTTCTTGGTTTGGTTCACAATTTACAATAATGGTTCAAAGCTTTACTGATGTCTACAGACTCCACATATTCAGATCTTTACCGCCAAGGACAAAGAGAGCTACTTGGAGTTTTAGACAAGTATCACACCTGGGTGCATCAGAGCTAGTGGGACTTTATACCAGCCGCAGTCTGTTAAATAGCTAATCTAAATTCtatgatgacattttttaggttattttgttgtttttttgtattctgaattgttttgattttactgattttgtgtctgctctgtgTTGGACCGGCAAAGGAAGTTTAGACTACCTGAACATATGATATATATACTTTGACTGTGCTCTCTTGCATCTTTTTATCCAAAATACAGCAGCATCTAAGCTGATTTACTGATATATTTCTCCACCAacagtcaaaatgaaaaaacgtCGCTTTTCCCTGTCAAACACTGAATGGCCTCAGGGTGAAGGTGCTATATAATAAAGTTGCTTTTCCTTGTCCAGCTGCTGTTTAGATTAATACCTAATTTAATTTATGAAAACATTATCCAGCTGTGAACCTTAATAACCGTAATGTTCTGATGAGTGATAACAGGAAGcggtttaatttttaaagtagAGAGTTGCTCCCTAACATTTTTCCAATGAAGCTAttaattattgtgaatcagtgTAAGTCATCCATGGCTACTGTTGTCTCGATCTGCTTGTTTTGTCTGAAAagtgtcacaaaataaaagggTTATTTTCCCAGAATTCCTAAATTCCAAGTTACTTCAGGTCTTTTAACCTAACTCTGTTCCTAAAATTTGCCTAAAAATTGtggaaagaaatattttaaacttaGCTTCTTTGAGCAACTCCCGTACTTAAACCATCTTTTCCTCTTTGCGTTGTCTCATTTGATGGTATCACATGGACTTTTCACAGCTTGGTCAGTTATCAAGGTTGTTACAGTATTCATACAAAACAACGACCAAATCAAATTTgttaaacgtttttaaaaatccaGACTCCCTTAAAAGccataaataaaagaagaaagtttGCCCATCCTGGAACCGTGTCGAACATTTTTGAGATGCAGTTGGAAAGTAATGATACAAGTGTTGAGTTCCCCAAGCAAATGATTAAATGATCCAAACTGGTTATAGTATGAAACCGTGACATAACAAATAGATTTTAGATTGATCATCCTCATTAAAAGGTTTGTCCTCCCCAGAGGAGCCGCAGAGTTCATCGCCACCTGCTGACCCAAAGGAGTGTGCGACTTACTGAATATCAGACAGTTGGATTTAGCAAACCCGACTGGTTCACACATGCAGTCAGCAAACTGCCAGATCAAATTAATGGAATGATGGAGCTCCGATTGCAGAAAAAGGTTGTGACCTGTTATCTGGGATATCGCATTAGAAGTGGTTATGCAACAACAGATGGACACTCATTAGTAAATGAGCTTGATAAGCGTCACAGTATTGATTTACTCAAAGTAGCGTCACCACTGCGGGCATTTTTACTTAATAAGATGAACAAAAACTGAGCGAAATTCATTTTTCTCAACACGTTGATGTGAACTTTAACATGTTGTGTGTGAGATCTGTTTGATCAAACAAGAAAATTACATTCTGTCAAACATGTCCACTTTCAATTAAATTTCATTCATGTTGGCCAATATTACACCTCAGCCCGTGCACCTAGAGGGAGAAAGCGTACGGATGGTACAGACATACAAGTACCTGGGGGGTGTGTTGGACCACAAGCTGGACTGGACTACCAACACGGACCAGCTTTACGAGAAGAGCCAGTCCAGGCTGTACTTTCTCCGGAGGCTGCGCTCCTTCAACATCTGCACAAAACTGCTGCACATGTTTTACCAGTCGGTGGTGGAGAGGGCTCTCCTCTATGCTGCTGAGTGCTGGTGCAATACCAGCAAGAAGAACATCTGCAGCTCAACAGGATCATCAAGAGGGCGAGCTCTGTGGAGGGACTGCAGCTGGATCCggtggaggaggtggcagaGCAGAAAACTCTGAGCAGGTTCAGGGCCATCATGAGGaatccctcacatccccaacatGAGGCCTTcaccagcaggaggaggacattcagcaacagactgctgtcccagcgctgctccacagaaaga
The nucleotide sequence above comes from Oryzias latipes chromosome 5, ASM223467v1. Encoded proteins:
- the LOC101159345 gene encoding leucine-rich repeat-containing protein 38 isoform X2 — encoded protein: MEECNDITLCLSCLNHTFILLTMLPCVCWLHTILVLLSSALWTLGENCPAICLCPDPHTVDCSGRGLTRLPEEIPLDIRRLLLADNWIPRIPSDFLVLYSDLVYLDLRNNSLSHIEPGTLSTSSRLVFLDLGSNNLTEIPKGTFGETRSLIKLRLGNNPYLSNVNEDAFLGLTSLRELELERNALSTLKVGALKQLPSLRVVRLEGNPWVCNCNFTNLFEWLMENSHKLPNEIQLGLKLHPFPSTDVGAALQPSSCWAGAAMRC
- the LOC101159345 gene encoding leucine-rich repeat-containing protein 38 isoform X1 — encoded protein: MEECNDITLCLSCLNHTFILLTMLPCVCWLHTILVLLSSALWTLGENCPAICLCPDPHTVDCSGRGLTRLPEEIPLDIRRLLLADNWIPRIPSDFLVLYSDLVYLDLRNNSLSHIEPGTLSTSSRLVFLDLGSNNLTEIPKGTFGETRSLIKLRLGNNPYLSNVNEDAFLGLTSLRELELERNALSTLKVGALKQLPSLRVVRLEGNPWVCNCNFTNLFEWLMENSHKLPNGVEGIECSLPMDGRQVSLTQLSMDSFRECQATLTLRDLLIIIFSGISVSVVAIMTSFFLASTVHCFQRWSKGTKGDEEETEE